A window of Candidatus Woesearchaeota archaeon genomic DNA:
GCGCAAGCGCTGAAGAACAATCCAGCGCAGAACAATTTGAAATTGTTTCTGAAGAGGATACCGAATACTGTTACACATTAATTGACAATCTTGCTATCCAAGAAATTGAAGATGGAACTGTTACTGAACTCCAAACAGGAGTAGAATATACAGTTACTTTTGACAAATTATCCAACAGCGTTGATAGTGATGGAGATCTTGACGCGCGTGACACAGCACTTGACGTGACGGTGTACGATGAAGATGGCGATCTTGATTACTCTTTCAGCGATGTTGATGGAAACAGCGATACAGACTATGATGACTATTCATTCTCCTGGACACCAATCAGTGGCGGAGATAATACTATTGTTGTGTACGGTATCGCAGACAACTGCGAATACAGCACAAACCTTGATGAAACAGAAACATTGACTATTTATGTTGCTGGCGACGATGTGGACACCACATATCCACCAGTCGCAGACGCTGGAGGTTCATTCTTCGGTATGTACTGGAGTTTAGATTATGATGTTACTTTTGACGGCAGCGGCAGCTACGACACAAACCCAGACGGTTCAGGATCTATCGTGAGCTACGAATGGGACTTTGGTGACGGAAGCACGGGCACTGGCGTGAGCCCAACACACACGTATAGCGCGAATGGCTTTTACACCGCAACACTTGTTGTTACAGATAATGACGGATTAACTGACGACGATACAGCATCAGTTCGAATTTGGGTTATTGATTTCCCAGAAATTCCAGACCCTGATTTTGATCCTAGCGTAACCTGCGGCGGACCATACAGCGCAACACTTGGCGACAGTATTACTTTTGATGGGTATGGCTTTGACCTTGATGGCGGACCTATAGTGTACTTATGGGACTTTGGAGACGGAAGCACTTCTGTTGAAGAAGATCCAACATACACCTACAGCGCAGAAGGAGTCTATCCAGTTACTCTTACTGTTTTCGATGATGAAGGCAACAGCGCAGTCTGTACAACCACTGCAACAATTACAGCAGTGACTGTGAACAGCGCGCCTACAGTAGATTGTAGTGTTTTAGAAACCGCAGGAACTGTTGATGAAATATTAACACTCGATGTTGACGCGACAGACAGCGACGGAACCATTGCTCAATACGATTGGGACTTTGGAGACGGAAGCACTGACAGCACAACAACTGATAGTACACAGAAAGCATACAGCGCAGCAGGAACATACACGATTAGTGTTACAGTGACTGACGATGCTGGCGCAACCGCAAGTTGTAGCCAAGACATTGACATCACAGAAGATACAACAACGACAAACATTGCACCTACTGTTGACTGTAGTTTATTCCCTACAACTGGAACTGTTGACGAAGTCGTGACATTCCAAGCAGTCGCAACAGACAGCGATGGAACCATTGCTCAATATGATTGGGACTTTGGAGACGGAAGCACTGACAGTACTACAACAGAGAGTACCACATATACATACACAAGTGCAGATACATACCCAGTGACTGTTCTCGTAACAGACAATGCTGGCGACACTGCACAATGTACTCAAGATATTATTATTAGCGAAGCAGCAGAACCTGCTGTGATGACTGTAGAAATTGTCG
This region includes:
- a CDS encoding PKD domain-containing protein codes for the protein MYKKLTAYLALFLICMTSVFAANTVTLHYYDEDGDAVNNVEVSVYECDNSSCSSLDGSRVDYDDTGSTNDAVLSIPGVSSTTWFVAYAFAEESDSYLPNYQTFYLTGNGATGETDVTLEKKDTCRSTIQSFSVTNSAAPNEPIYVDVEAALEADTYSAFQYSDSGIYAYGDGTSTYGDWFKAETLVSLSIVKQVTIGAGAFESTISIPVYSDTETLNIQAEDSENVQFSYTPTSEGTYVATVSTYVTDAQCASAEEQSSAEQFEIVSEEDTEYCYTLIDNLAIQEIEDGTVTELQTGVEYTVTFDKLSNSVDSDGDLDARDTALDVTVYDEDGDLDYSFSDVDGNSDTDYDDYSFSWTPISGGDNTIVVYGIADNCEYSTNLDETETLTIYVAGDDVDTTYPPVADAGGSFFGMYWSLDYDVTFDGSGSYDTNPDGSGSIVSYEWDFGDGSTGTGVSPTHTYSANGFYTATLVVTDNDGLTDDDTASVRIWVIDFPEIPDPDFDPSVTCGGPYSATLGDSITFDGYGFDLDGGPIVYLWDFGDGSTSVEEDPTYTYSAEGVYPVTLTVFDDEGNSAVCTTTATITAVTVNSAPTVDCSVLETAGTVDEILTLDVDATDSDGTIAQYDWDFGDGSTDSTTTDSTQKAYSAAGTYTISVTVTDDAGATASCSQDIDITEDTTTTNIAPTVDCSLFPTTGTVDEVVTFQAVATDSDGTIAQYDWDFGDGSTDSTTTESTTYTYTSADTYPVTVLVTDNAGDTAQCTQDIIISEAAEPAVMTVEIVADPTSGIAPLPVSFSAIITNGVPPFVSYAWDFGDGSTSTDTAPVYTYTADGVYTVTLIVTDITGATATDTEVITVEADLPAIAVASATPTSGEPTLWVRFSSAGSSGNEPLSYYWSFSDGGSSTSANPARYYNSEGTFTATLTVTDADGDTDSDTVTITVGDELENIANRHYYVDGIAMSNDGRVQAGDDLELWVGAENIADIDKSAVTFNAIIQELGIYETSGEFDLDAGEAEVKVLSISIPADTEPGTYYVRITISDDDVRRIIYRDIIVE